The Moorella glycerini genomic interval GGGAGTACCCCTGGCTTATATAACTACCGGCCAGGATGTGCCTGATGCCCTGGAAGCGGCCGATCCCCACCTCCTGGCCCGGCGCATCTGGGAAGCGGTGGCAGAAGATGGACCAGGCGGGCAGGTTGCGTAAACTGGTATACAGACGGCTGGAAGAGCGGTCCCGGGTCATTGCCATAGCCAGCGGTAAAGGCGGCGTGGGCAAGACCAATATTGCCGTAAACCTGGGCCTGATCCTGGCCCGCCAGGGCCGGCGGACCCTCCTCTTTGATGCCGACCTGGGCCTGGCCAATGTGGATATCCTCATGGGCCTGGTACCCCGTTACAGCCTGAAGGAAGTCATCGGCGGGCAGTGTAGTTTGGAGGAAGTGATTATCCGCGGCCCCCATGACCTGCTCCTGGTGCCGGGGGCCTCCGGTATCCAGGAACTGGCTGACCTGGAACCCCTGGCCCGCGACCGGCTTATTCATGACCTGGCGTTACTGGCGACTGAGGTGGATATAATGCTGGTCGATTCTGGTGCCGGCATTTCCCGGACGGTTTTCAGCTTTGCGGCTGCCGCCGGGGAAGCCATTGTGGTAGCAACGCCGGAACCTACTTCCATAACCGATGCCTATGGCTTAATCAAAGGGTTGCAGCGTTTAAAAGTAAGCATGCATCTTCTCATTAACAGGGCTACCAATAAGCTGGAGGGCCAGCAGGCCGCCGGGCGACTCCAGGGTGCCTGCCGCCGTTTTTTGCAGCTGGAACTGCCGCTGTTGGGGATTATTCCCGAGGACCCCCAGGTAGGCCAGGCGGTGCGCTGCCAGCAGCCATTTAGCGAATTGTATCCCCGCTGCCCGGCGGCCAGGGCCCTGGAAGAAGCCGCCGCCAGGCTCCAGGGCCAGGAACTGCCGGCAGGCCGGAGCCAGGGATTCTGGCAGCGCCTGGGCCGTTTGCTGGGAAGATAAGAAGGGGGGGGGGTATCATGGCCAGGCCGAACTTTATTATGATCAATTTACCCATAATCATCAAAACTCCCGGCAGCAAAGATTTCCGCACTATTATTCAGGATACGGGGGAAGACGGCTTTGCCGTCCTTGCTCCGGCGAGTGATGAACTGGTCCTGGCACCGGGTAGAGTAGTCGAGGTTGCCTGCAACCGGCAGGATGCCCGTTATGAATTCACTACCACTATACAGCGCTACCTGCCGGGAGAGCCCCCCCTTTACTACCTGGCCTACCCGGATGATTACCGGCGCATCCAGGTGCGCTCCCACGTGCGGGTCAAGGCGGCCCTGGAATTGCGCTATGCCGTCTGGCCGCAAGAACACTGGCCCTACCGCCCACCCCGGCCCCATAAAAGGGGGGTAACGGTAGATATAAGCGGCGGCGGTGCGCAACTGGTCCTCCGGGACCCCGTGGAGGTCGGTGACCTCCTTTACCTGGAACTCCCCCTGCCCGGTCGCCGCCACCATTTGCCCATGCGCCTGGCGGGGCGGGTCAAGCGC includes:
- a CDS encoding MinD/ParA family protein, producing MRKLVYRRLEERSRVIAIASGKGGVGKTNIAVNLGLILARQGRRTLLFDADLGLANVDILMGLVPRYSLKEVIGGQCSLEEVIIRGPHDLLLVPGASGIQELADLEPLARDRLIHDLALLATEVDIMLVDSGAGISRTVFSFAAAAGEAIVVATPEPTSITDAYGLIKGLQRLKVSMHLLINRATNKLEGQQAAGRLQGACRRFLQLELPLLGIIPEDPQVGQAVRCQQPFSELYPRCPAARALEEAAARLQGQELPAGRSQGFWQRLGRLLGR
- a CDS encoding flagellar brake protein produces the protein MARPNFIMINLPIIIKTPGSKDFRTIIQDTGEDGFAVLAPASDELVLAPGRVVEVACNRQDARYEFTTTIQRYLPGEPPLYYLAYPDDYRRIQVRSHVRVKAALELRYAVWPQEHWPYRPPRPHKRGVTVDISGGGAQLVLRDPVEVGDLLYLELPLPGRRHHLPMRLAGRVKRVAPREIDGVTRYEVGVAFEGISERQEDQIIAFVFQRLLEERRQRS